GGGTGCTTTGGCTTTGAAGCGATCAGTGTGGCAATGGGTAATTGCTGCCCAGTCATGGCACCTACTCTCAACACATTCTTTGTTACCTGTGTGACCAGCCTGCGGCCCAGATAGTCAACGCCGAGTCGTTGAATATCCGTTAAAGATGGGCTGTGCGCCTGCCGAACCTGTCGGTCGCTAGCCAATCATGAAAACTCAAGAGTTTGTGACGCTCCGCGCCCTCAAGCGACAAGCCGCCTCAGGCCCCCACCCACTCCACCAAAACAAGTTTGTCTTGGTCGCTCATCTTGACGCCCTCGCGGCGACAGGCGGACACCACCATGCCGCACAGATAGGCCACCAAGTCGTCAGTACTGTGGCCATCACGAGTGAGGTCAAAGCCGTTGAACAGCAAGCCGCGCATCACTGTGTTGGCGTGCTGACGATTCACGGGCTTACCGGCAGCCACGCTTCGGTCTCGGGCCAGCTTGGTCACAGCGGCCAGTGAGAACGGCTCAACGCCCATGGCGTTCGACAAGCCTTCCACGAGGATGCGATAACGACCACGCTCCAGCGTGGGCAGGCCGGCTGCCGCAAGCCAGGTCATCACCTCAGGTGAACACTTGGCTGCGCCTACCGTGTCCTCCAGCACAGGCGGCACCTCAGCAATGTGCATGGTGTGTCGGGCGGGGTCCAGGGCATATCCCACCTGGCTCTCCCACACCACCTGCAGCTTCGGGCCTTGAAGCTGATCCAGCAGCTTCTTCCAGGTGCCGCACCCCAGCCACGACTTCTCAATCCCTGGAAACTGACCACGAGCAAGCTGCGCCAGGCGGGCCACGGCGATGGGGCGGTCCGACTCGGCCAACTCGCGGGCCAGCATGGCGCCCACGTCAGCAGGGTCGATGTCCCTGCCCTCCTCTACCGGCTCAGCTCCCAACGCCTGCGCAAGCTCTGGCGTGGCGGTGTCTGGGGCAGCCGGTGCAGGCCTGCTGTGAGGTGTCACGCCAGGATTGGCGTGGGTGGTTTGCCGGTCAGCACGGGCTTCTGAGGCCAGACGTCTGGGGTCTACCAATGCGTTGATGTTGCGGTCGATTCGCAGGGGCTCCAGCGGAAGGGATGTCAGCAACCCGTAAAAGGTGCCCTTGCCTGCCCAGTTGGTCTGCACCAGCCCAGGCACCTGTGTGGCCAGGATCTTGGTCATGGCCGGCAACGGCACGGGTTGGTTGGC
The DNA window shown above is from Aquabacterium sp. A3 and carries:
- a CDS encoding NYN domain-containing protein, with the translated sequence MRSALFVDFDNVFSGLMRLGPDYAEAFARNPSRWLNWLIESLEAPDGAEDQAKRRVLVRRCYLNPEPYKRFRIGFSRAGFEIVDCPPMTAAGKTSTDIHMVLDMVDVLQSATRYDEFIVFSADADFTPLLRKLRREDRRTTIFAAGATSASYDASADLIIDPEAFIIGALGFDEEEATPTPPNLDTLIAQAEALVWRTVDHANQPVPLPAMTKILATQVPGLVQTNWAGKGTFYGLLTSLPLEPLRIDRNINALVDPRRLASEARADRQTTHANPGVTPHSRPAPAAPDTATPELAQALGAEPVEEGRDIDPADVGAMLARELAESDRPIAVARLAQLARGQFPGIEKSWLGCGTWKKLLDQLQGPKLQVVWESQVGYALDPARHTMHIAEVPPVLEDTVGAAKCSPEVMTWLAAAGLPTLERGRYRILVEGLSNAMGVEPFSLAAVTKLARDRSVAAGKPVNRQHANTVMRGLLFNGFDLTRDGHSTDDLVAYLCGMVVSACRREGVKMSDQDKLVLVEWVGA